The Sedimentisphaera salicampi genome includes a region encoding these proteins:
- a CDS encoding DUF502 domain-containing protein — MRVFRDIRNYFLRGVAALLPTILTIWLFVQFYLFIQENLSRHINGFIVKLIIWAGSDQPKEELIQFWVNGKGQTAGFLVIFIAVCFLGAFLASVVGKTIWKYFENLAARAPIVRNIYPNIKQVTDSVFSRHSIAFKKVVAVEYPRAGIWSVGMVTGSGIDQVTASLDMDLVSIFIPSSPTPFTGYVIMVPAGSVIDLDMTVEEALRFTISGGVITPSEWEGLQLEQTQNSE; from the coding sequence ATGAGAGTATTCAGGGATATAAGAAACTACTTTCTCCGAGGCGTTGCAGCATTACTCCCGACTATCCTGACTATCTGGCTGTTTGTTCAGTTTTATCTGTTCATACAGGAGAATTTGAGCAGGCATATAAACGGCTTTATAGTAAAGCTGATAATATGGGCAGGCAGCGACCAGCCCAAAGAAGAGCTTATTCAGTTCTGGGTAAACGGGAAAGGCCAGACAGCGGGTTTTCTGGTTATATTCATTGCAGTCTGTTTTCTCGGTGCTTTTCTTGCCAGCGTAGTCGGGAAAACAATATGGAAATATTTTGAGAATCTTGCGGCAAGAGCCCCGATAGTCAGGAATATATACCCGAATATCAAACAGGTAACAGACAGCGTCTTTTCGCGGCATTCTATTGCCTTTAAGAAGGTTGTAGCTGTAGAGTATCCCCGTGCTGGGATATGGTCTGTGGGTATGGTAACCGGCTCGGGTATAGATCAGGTTACGGCGAGTTTGGATATGGATCTGGTTTCGATCTTTATCCCCAGCTCCCCTACGCCTTTTACCGGCTACGTTATTATGGTGCCGGCGGGAAGTGTGATAGATCTGGATATGACTGTAGAAGAAGCGCTCAGATTCACTATAAGCGGAGGCGTGATAACGCCGTCGGAGTGGGAAGGTTTGCAGCTTGAGCAAACACAAAACAGTGAGTGA
- a CDS encoding glucosaminidase domain-containing protein yields the protein MKKTVCRLTLILISAASAVLLCSCGGQPQRLAEADYTSRYLPIPIASAPKANARQLTAFFLASNPSASRAEISRLARIYIEEAAAEGINSDIAFCQMVHETNYLRFGGDVRREQNNFCGLGATGGGEPGHSFQTPRLGARAHIQHLKAYANSRPLRKARIDPRFELVKRGSSPNIDGLTGTWATDPQYDRKLRRKLRELDKFL from the coding sequence ATGAAAAAAACAGTATGCAGATTAACGCTCATTTTAATTTCGGCAGCTTCGGCTGTTTTGCTGTGCTCCTGCGGGGGGCAGCCCCAAAGGCTCGCAGAGGCAGACTATACGAGCAGATACCTCCCGATCCCGATAGCTTCTGCGCCGAAAGCAAATGCCCGGCAGCTCACTGCATTCTTCCTCGCCTCCAACCCCTCGGCAAGCAGAGCAGAGATAAGCCGGCTCGCCCGGATTTACATCGAAGAGGCCGCTGCGGAGGGGATAAACAGCGATATCGCTTTCTGCCAGATGGTGCACGAAACGAATTACCTCCGCTTCGGCGGAGACGTGCGACGGGAGCAGAACAACTTCTGCGGACTCGGGGCAACAGGCGGCGGCGAACCCGGCCATTCCTTCCAGACGCCCCGCCTCGGGGCTCGGGCACATATCCAGCACCTCAAGGCGTACGCAAATTCACGCCCGCTGAGAAAAGCCCGCATAGACCCGCGGTTTGAGCTCGTTAAGAGGGGAAGCTCGCCAAATATCGACGGCCTCACCGGCACGTGGGCAACCGACCCGCAGTACGACCGAAAGCTCAGGAGAAAGCTCAGAGAGCTCGATAAGTTTCTATAG
- a CDS encoding DNA methyltransferase, protein MAKQTNTTPDSMQVRTRQRVADHGEVFTSQREVNAMLDLVKQETERIDSRFLEPACGTGNFLIEVLRRKLARAKERYRKNQLEYERNAVLAVSSLYGIDILEDNAAECRQRLFDEFDKHYLALYKSKCKHECRRSVKFILSKNIVRGDALTMKTADESSYIVFPEWAAVNGSMMKRRDFTFHELLGNSEVRNTPLFSDLGEEAYVPEPIKEYPLVHFLELGADG, encoded by the coding sequence ATGGCAAAGCAAACAAACACCACACCTGATTCAATGCAGGTTAGAACAAGACAGAGGGTTGCAGACCATGGAGAGGTGTTCACTTCTCAGCGAGAGGTAAATGCCATGTTAGACTTGGTCAAACAGGAAACAGAAAGAATTGATTCTCGGTTTCTTGAACCTGCCTGCGGGACGGGCAATTTCCTTATTGAGGTTTTGCGGAGAAAGCTCGCTAGGGCCAAAGAAAGATACAGAAAAAATCAGCTTGAATATGAGCGTAATGCCGTGCTCGCAGTATCCAGCCTTTATGGGATAGACATCCTCGAGGATAATGCGGCCGAATGCAGGCAAAGGCTCTTTGATGAGTTCGACAAGCACTACCTCGCTTTATACAAATCCAAATGCAAGCACGAATGCAGAAGAAGCGTTAAATTCATTCTAAGCAAAAATATCGTTCGCGGGGATGCCCTCACCATGAAAACAGCAGACGAAAGCTCATACATCGTTTTCCCTGAATGGGCTGCTGTAAACGGGAGTATGATGAAAAGACGGGATTTTACATTCCATGAGCTCCTGGGCAATTCAGAAGTTAGAAATACCCCCCTGTTCTCGGACTTAGGGGAAGAGGCGTATGTGCCGGAGCCGATAAAAGAATATCCGCTTGTTCATTTTCTGGAGCTTGGAGCCGATGGATAG
- a CDS encoding glycoside hydrolase family 2 protein — translation MKRSLLIFVLSATFAFGADLITNVDNRDTTSLNGSWRMIIDPYESGFYDYRYNESRWGYFRDAEPRDKSDLVEYSFDKAELISVPGDWNSQMEKLFLYEGTVWYRKTFDYQLDEGKRLFVYFGAANYETIAYLNDKKLGRHEGGFTPFCFEITNHVKPKDNSLVVKVDNKRVETAVPTVMSDWWNYGGLTRRVMLIEESETFIQDSFIQLEQGSRSQIAGWVQLEGSEKQQEIELSIPEAGISKAFRTDENGRAEISLKADLQLWSPQNPKLYDVVIEAGGSRLENQIGFRSIETKGDEILLNGSPVYLRGICIHEEAPLREGRAFLKEDAEILLEWAKQLNCNFVRLAHYPHNEYMTRLADQMGIMVWSEIPLYWTISWENEKVYKNALSQLDEMINRDKNKASVIMWSVANETPISRRRTEFLASLTDEARKLDSTRLITAALEKHTRGSSMHVDDPLGKYLDVLGCNEYEGWYSGDKGFSRTWETPYNKPLVMSEFGGGALQGYHADSETRWSEEFQASLYEKQFGMLNKIDFLRGTTPWILRDFRSPRRPLADIQDFYNRKGLISERGEKKKAFYLLQEWYEEKMQ, via the coding sequence ATGAAACGCTCACTTCTCATTTTTGTTCTTTCAGCAACGTTTGCGTTTGGCGCAGATTTAATCACCAATGTTGACAACAGGGATACAACAAGCCTGAACGGCTCTTGGCGGATGATAATCGACCCTTACGAAAGCGGCTTCTACGACTACCGCTACAACGAATCCCGCTGGGGATATTTCCGCGACGCCGAGCCGCGGGATAAATCGGATCTCGTGGAATACAGCTTCGACAAGGCCGAGCTTATCAGCGTACCCGGAGACTGGAACAGCCAGATGGAGAAGCTCTTCCTCTATGAGGGCACGGTGTGGTACAGAAAAACCTTCGACTATCAGCTCGATGAGGGCAAGCGGCTCTTCGTTTACTTCGGAGCGGCCAATTACGAAACGATAGCCTATCTCAACGACAAAAAGCTCGGCAGACACGAAGGCGGCTTCACCCCCTTCTGCTTCGAGATAACAAATCACGTGAAGCCTAAAGACAACAGCCTCGTTGTGAAGGTTGACAACAAACGCGTTGAGACGGCCGTGCCTACGGTGATGTCCGACTGGTGGAACTACGGCGGGCTCACCCGCAGGGTTATGCTCATCGAAGAAAGCGAAACCTTCATTCAGGATTCGTTCATACAGCTCGAGCAGGGAAGCCGCAGCCAAATCGCCGGCTGGGTGCAGCTTGAGGGCAGCGAAAAGCAGCAGGAAATCGAACTTTCCATACCGGAAGCCGGCATCAGCAAAGCCTTCCGCACGGATGAAAACGGCAGGGCCGAAATCAGCCTCAAAGCAGACCTCCAGCTCTGGAGCCCGCAGAACCCGAAGCTCTACGACGTTGTCATAGAAGCGGGCGGCAGCAGGCTCGAAAACCAAATCGGCTTTCGCTCTATCGAAACAAAGGGCGATGAAATCCTGCTCAACGGCAGCCCCGTTTATCTCAGGGGAATCTGCATTCATGAAGAGGCCCCTCTACGTGAGGGCAGGGCATTTCTCAAAGAGGATGCTGAGATCCTGCTGGAATGGGCAAAGCAGCTCAACTGCAATTTCGTTCGCCTCGCACATTACCCGCACAACGAATATATGACAAGGCTCGCAGATCAGATGGGGATTATGGTATGGTCTGAGATTCCGCTGTACTGGACGATCTCTTGGGAAAACGAAAAGGTGTATAAAAACGCCCTCTCCCAGCTCGATGAGATGATAAACCGCGATAAGAACAAGGCATCGGTTATTATGTGGTCTGTGGCGAATGAAACGCCGATAAGCAGGAGGCGTACGGAATTTCTCGCAAGCCTCACCGATGAGGCGAGAAAGCTCGATTCCACCCGCCTTATCACAGCTGCCCTCGAAAAACACACCCGCGGGAGCAGTATGCACGTTGACGACCCGCTCGGGAAATATCTGGATGTGCTGGGGTGTAATGAGTATGAAGGCTGGTATTCCGGCGACAAAGGCTTCAGCCGCACGTGGGAAACGCCGTACAATAAGCCGCTGGTTATGAGCGAATTCGGAGGCGGAGCCCTGCAGGGCTACCACGCAGACTCCGAAACCCGCTGGAGCGAGGAGTTTCAGGCGAGCCTGTATGAAAAGCAGTTTGGAATGCTGAATAAAATCGATTTCCTCCGCGGAACAACCCCTTGGATACTAAGAGACTTCCGTTCGCCGAGAAGGCCGCTTGCCGATATTCAGGATTTCTACAACCGCAAGGGACTCATCTCAGAACGCGGCGAAAAGAAGAAGGCCTTCTACCTGCTTCAGGAGTGGTATGAAGAGAAAATGCAGTAA
- a CDS encoding DNA-binding protein: MNNKAEIEKISVAHQQNIIIYTSPDGKASVALYTKDGTVWMNQKQIAELFATSVPNVSMHISNLLEEKELDANSVIKDYLKTHHIGN; this comes from the coding sequence ATGAATAATAAGGCTGAAATTGAGAAAATAAGCGTCGCTCATCAGCAGAATATCATCATTTACACCAGCCCCGACGGCAAGGCATCGGTTGCTCTTTACACCAAAGACGGCACGGTGTGGATGAACCAGAAGCAGATCGCAGAACTTTTTGCCACCTCAGTACCAAACGTCAGTATGCATATATCTAACTTATTAGAAGAAAAAGAGTTAGATGCAAATTCAGTCATTAAGGATTACTTAAAAACTCACCATATCGGGAATTGA
- a CDS encoding Eco57I restriction-modification methylase domain-containing protein, with protein sequence MDRTNYNPDVLNCLANLSNDEVFTPPKLVNEMLDLLPPEIWKDKNAAFLDPVCKTGVFLREIAKRLTEGLKDEIPDLQERVNHIFRNQIFGIAITELTGLVSRRSVYCSKKADGKYSVCNEFQNEQGNILFNPCKHNWRRGRCTFCGAAQAVYERDDELEAHAYQFIHTEKPEDIFNMKFDVIVGNPPYQLSDGGAQASAIPLYHKFVQQAKKLKPRYLTMIIPSRWFAGGKGLNEFREEMLHDKRIRKLVDFPSTSDCFPGDVKVEGGVCYFLWDRDYSGNCEVKSIIGNEYDILERPLLERNSDIFIRYNKSANIFRKVNKKNEKSFSEYVSSRKPFGLPTNFQDYYYVRLENHLKLYANKKTVYVDTDKIIHNNSWINKHKILISMAYGMGNAKPYQVINKPFYAEPNSCCTETYLVIGPFDSKEICENVISYIKTKFFRFLVLLRKNTQHAAKGVYQFVPIQDFNEPWTDEKLYKKYGLDEEEISFIESMIRPMEMDNE encoded by the coding sequence ATGGATAGAACCAACTACAATCCCGATGTTCTCAACTGTCTTGCAAATCTAAGCAATGATGAGGTATTCACGCCGCCAAAGCTGGTAAACGAAATGCTTGATCTGCTCCCGCCGGAAATCTGGAAGGATAAAAACGCAGCTTTCCTTGATCCGGTATGCAAGACGGGCGTTTTCCTGAGAGAGATTGCAAAAAGGCTTACAGAGGGGCTCAAAGATGAAATTCCTGATCTGCAGGAACGGGTAAATCATATATTCAGAAATCAGATATTCGGAATCGCTATCACAGAGCTCACAGGCCTCGTGTCGAGAAGAAGCGTTTACTGCTCGAAAAAAGCTGACGGCAAATATTCTGTCTGCAATGAATTTCAAAATGAGCAGGGAAATATTCTCTTTAATCCTTGCAAGCACAACTGGCGCAGAGGCAGATGCACCTTCTGTGGAGCTGCTCAGGCAGTTTACGAGAGAGACGATGAATTAGAAGCCCATGCTTATCAGTTTATACACACAGAAAAACCGGAGGATATTTTTAATATGAAATTTGATGTGATTGTTGGAAACCCGCCATATCAGTTGAGCGATGGAGGAGCTCAGGCTAGTGCTATTCCACTTTACCATAAATTCGTTCAACAGGCGAAAAAATTAAAACCTCGATACTTAACAATGATTATTCCTTCAAGATGGTTTGCTGGAGGAAAGGGGCTTAATGAATTTAGAGAAGAAATGCTTCACGATAAAAGAATTAGAAAACTTGTGGATTTTCCTTCTACTTCTGATTGTTTCCCAGGAGATGTTAAAGTTGAAGGAGGGGTTTGCTATTTTTTATGGGATAGAGACTATTCAGGCAATTGCGAAGTCAAGAGCATCATCGGAAACGAATATGATATTTTAGAAAGGCCTCTATTAGAGCGTAATTCTGATATATTTATCAGGTACAATAAGTCTGCAAACATCTTCAGAAAAGTAAATAAGAAAAATGAAAAAAGTTTTTCAGAATATGTGAGTTCAAGAAAACCTTTTGGCCTGCCAACAAACTTTCAAGATTATTATTATGTTCGTTTAGAAAATCACTTAAAATTATATGCAAACAAAAAAACAGTATATGTAGATACTGATAAAATTATACATAACAATAGCTGGATTAATAAGCATAAAATTTTAATTTCAATGGCTTATGGAATGGGAAATGCTAAACCATATCAAGTTATCAATAAACCTTTCTATGCTGAGCCTAACTCCTGCTGCACTGAGACATACCTTGTAATTGGACCATTTGATTCAAAAGAAATATGTGAAAATGTAATCAGTTATATAAAAACAAAATTCTTCAGATTTCTTGTTCTACTCAGAAAAAATACTCAGCACGCTGCAAAAGGTGTTTATCAATTTGTCCCTATTCAGGATTTCAACGAGCCTTGGACAGACGAAAAGCTTTACAAAAAATACGGCCTTGATGAAGAAGAAATCAGCTTTATTGAATCAATGATTCGTCCAATGGAGATGGATAATGAATAA
- a CDS encoding GIY-YIG nuclease family protein — protein sequence MSKFTFPSRPQADPKIYAYEDTNPQYEGFLKVGYTSVDVEKRVAQQYPTARPGKPPYKIVLSEPAIRSDGSSFTDRDVHRQLLKMEKENPEGEWFKCSKEDVRAAIIAVREGLENEENRYRDFEMRPEQAEAVKKTACYFEQCKKERPDKTSHFLWNAKMRFGKTFAAYKLAKRMGWNKILVLTFKPAVQSAWEEDIKTHIDFEGWQFISRNGLRFEDIDRNKPFVCFGSFQDYLGKNALGGIKTKNEWVHEINWDCVIFDEYHYGAWRENAKELFEAEDKKEQKFGQGEGIELYEEEIMPITTDAYLYLSGTPFRAISTGEFIEEQIFNWTYSDEQKAKEEYADNQYNPYAPLPRMAMLTYQMPDSIRQVAMGGEFDEFDLNVFFSAEGEGEEARFVYEAEVQKWLNLLRGANIENYTSDLKLGSKKPPMPFSDSRLLNMLTHTFWFLPSVASCCAMRNLLTKRNNTFFHDYKIIVAAGRSAGIGVDALGPVREAMDNPLKTKTITLSCGKLTTGVTVKPWSGIFMLKNLSSPETYFQAAFRVQSPWTVKKSDTSEEEILKEQCYVFDFAPNRALSQVAEYSCRLNVDENNPEKKVAEFIRFLPILAYDGSSMKQIDAAGVLDMAMSGTSATLLAKRWESALLVNVDNGTLQRIMDNQKALDALMSIEGFRNLNQDIETIINKSNDVKKAKKELGEEEPSSEKKKEISEEEKEYKSLRKRVQDKLIKFAARIPVFMYLTDYRERTLKDVITQLEPGLFKKVTGLTVQDFDLLVSIGVFNDSLMNDAVYKFKRYEDASLDYTGIDKHEGEDVGLYSTVVSSDEYENMT from the coding sequence ATGAGCAAGTTCACCTTTCCCTCAAGGCCGCAGGCAGATCCCAAAATATACGCATACGAAGATACAAACCCGCAATATGAAGGGTTTTTGAAGGTAGGTTATACCAGCGTGGATGTTGAGAAGAGAGTTGCCCAGCAGTACCCGACAGCGCGGCCCGGGAAACCGCCATACAAAATTGTGCTCAGCGAGCCTGCTATAAGGAGCGACGGCAGCAGTTTTACAGACCGCGATGTTCACAGGCAATTGCTGAAGATGGAAAAAGAAAATCCTGAGGGCGAGTGGTTTAAGTGCAGCAAGGAAGATGTTAGAGCGGCGATTATAGCAGTAAGAGAAGGGCTGGAGAACGAAGAAAACCGCTATAGAGATTTTGAAATGAGGCCTGAACAGGCCGAGGCAGTGAAAAAAACCGCCTGTTACTTTGAGCAGTGCAAAAAGGAAAGGCCTGATAAAACCTCCCATTTCCTATGGAACGCAAAAATGCGTTTCGGAAAAACATTTGCTGCTTATAAGCTCGCAAAACGGATGGGCTGGAATAAAATTTTAGTTCTCACATTCAAGCCCGCAGTTCAAAGCGCATGGGAAGAGGATATTAAAACGCATATAGACTTTGAGGGCTGGCAGTTTATCTCAAGAAACGGTCTGCGTTTTGAAGATATAGACAGAAACAAGCCTTTTGTATGTTTTGGCTCATTTCAGGATTATCTCGGCAAAAACGCCCTGGGCGGAATTAAAACAAAAAATGAATGGGTACATGAAATCAACTGGGACTGTGTAATCTTTGATGAATACCACTACGGGGCATGGCGGGAAAATGCGAAAGAGCTTTTTGAAGCGGAGGATAAGAAAGAGCAGAAATTTGGCCAAGGAGAAGGGATTGAGCTTTACGAAGAAGAAATAATGCCCATTACAACCGATGCCTATCTCTATCTTTCCGGAACTCCTTTCAGGGCGATAAGCACAGGCGAATTTATCGAAGAGCAGATTTTCAACTGGACATATTCCGATGAGCAGAAAGCAAAAGAAGAATACGCCGACAATCAGTATAACCCCTATGCTCCACTGCCGAGAATGGCAATGCTAACTTATCAGATGCCCGATTCGATAAGACAGGTTGCAATGGGAGGCGAGTTTGACGAGTTTGATTTGAATGTGTTTTTCTCGGCAGAAGGCGAGGGGGAAGAGGCGAGGTTTGTATATGAAGCTGAAGTTCAAAAATGGCTAAATCTCCTGCGGGGGGCAAATATAGAAAACTACACCTCAGATTTGAAACTCGGCTCAAAAAAGCCGCCGATGCCATTTTCGGATTCGAGGCTGCTTAATATGCTCACGCATACATTCTGGTTTCTGCCGAGCGTTGCCTCATGCTGCGCTATGCGAAATCTTCTAACTAAAAGAAACAACACCTTCTTCCACGATTACAAAATAATTGTTGCCGCCGGCCGCTCTGCAGGCATTGGAGTTGATGCGCTCGGGCCTGTTAGAGAAGCTATGGACAACCCGCTTAAAACAAAAACCATTACTCTCTCTTGCGGAAAGCTTACTACGGGGGTAACCGTTAAACCGTGGTCTGGTATTTTTATGCTGAAGAATCTTTCAAGTCCGGAAACATACTTCCAGGCGGCCTTCAGGGTTCAGTCTCCTTGGACAGTAAAAAAGAGCGATACCAGCGAAGAAGAAATATTGAAAGAGCAATGCTATGTATTTGATTTTGCTCCAAACAGAGCTCTTTCTCAAGTGGCAGAATACAGTTGCAGATTAAACGTTGACGAAAACAATCCTGAAAAAAAGGTGGCGGAGTTTATTAGGTTCCTGCCGATTCTTGCATACGACGGCAGCTCCATGAAGCAAATTGATGCTGCGGGGGTCTTGGATATGGCAATGAGCGGCACATCCGCTACACTTCTCGCCAAGAGATGGGAGAGCGCTTTGCTTGTTAATGTGGACAATGGAACACTTCAGAGAATAATGGATAATCAGAAAGCGCTTGATGCTTTGATGAGCATTGAAGGATTCAGGAATCTAAATCAGGATATTGAAACGATAATCAACAAATCGAATGATGTTAAAAAAGCCAAGAAAGAACTTGGCGAAGAAGAACCTTCAAGCGAGAAAAAGAAAGAGATTTCCGAAGAGGAAAAAGAGTATAAGAGCCTGCGCAAAAGGGTTCAAGATAAGCTGATAAAATTTGCAGCGAGAATCCCTGTATTTATGTATCTAACAGACTACAGAGAACGAACGCTTAAAGACGTAATAACGCAGCTTGAACCCGGGCTTTTCAAGAAAGTAACAGGGCTAACCGTTCAGGATTTTGATCTTCTTGTAAGCATTGGAGTTTTCAACGACTCGCTGATGAACGACGCTGTTTACAAATTCAAGCGATATGAAGATGCAAGCCTTGATTATACCGGAATAGACAAACACGAAGGCGAAGATGTAGGCCTGTACAGTACGGTAGTGAGCAGCGATGAATATGAAAATATGACGTGA
- the cysS gene encoding cysteine--tRNA ligase produces the protein MSLKVYNSLTREKESFKPINEGSVGMYVCGPTVYGDAHLGHAKSYVSFDIIARYIEYLGYDLTYVQNITDVGHLTDDADEGEDKLAVAAKKQKKHPMALAEYYTASYFEDMDKLNCRRPDISPRAAGHIPEQIELIEKLIDAGHAYEVNGSVYFDVTSFKGYGKLSGRNLEDMLSGTRVGVKSEKKHPADFALWKKAEPNHIMQWKSPWGMGYPGWHLECSVMSMKYLGDTIDIHGGGLENKFPHHECEIAQSEAVTECPFVKYWLHNNMVTVDGTKMGKSLNNFINLKQVFSGSHERLSKAYDPLAVRMLILNSHYRSPLDFSDAALSAAESGLEKISAAVKAVRRAAEKAPEGEINQKVQKQLDGFRHRFEKAMNDDFNTSVALSVVYEMVKLAEKEAGKANKATLQAVDELFSKLGGDVLGIVRESYPEDSKALTELADYLMQDVIEKRAKARAEKNFEEADRIRDEMAKFGVTFKDTPNGTEWVIQ, from the coding sequence ATGAGCTTAAAAGTATATAATTCGCTAACAAGAGAAAAAGAGAGCTTCAAACCGATAAATGAAGGTTCGGTGGGGATGTACGTATGCGGGCCTACCGTTTACGGCGATGCCCACCTCGGGCACGCAAAGAGCTATGTGAGCTTTGATATAATCGCCCGATATATTGAATACCTCGGCTACGATCTCACATACGTTCAGAACATAACAGACGTAGGCCATCTGACAGACGACGCCGACGAAGGCGAGGACAAGCTCGCTGTGGCGGCGAAAAAGCAGAAAAAGCACCCGATGGCTCTCGCCGAATACTACACCGCCAGCTACTTCGAGGATATGGACAAGCTCAACTGCCGCAGGCCGGATATCAGCCCGAGGGCAGCAGGACATATCCCCGAGCAGATTGAGCTTATCGAGAAGCTTATAGATGCCGGCCACGCATACGAGGTGAACGGCTCGGTGTATTTCGATGTAACAAGCTTCAAAGGCTACGGCAAGCTCTCAGGCAGGAATCTTGAGGATATGCTCAGCGGGACGCGGGTGGGCGTGAAATCGGAAAAGAAGCATCCCGCAGATTTCGCCCTCTGGAAGAAGGCAGAGCCGAATCATATAATGCAGTGGAAGAGCCCTTGGGGGATGGGATATCCGGGCTGGCATCTGGAATGCTCTGTTATGAGTATGAAGTATCTCGGGGATACGATCGATATCCACGGCGGCGGGCTCGAAAACAAATTCCCCCACCACGAATGCGAAATCGCCCAGTCCGAAGCGGTTACAGAATGCCCCTTCGTGAAATACTGGCTGCATAACAATATGGTAACCGTTGACGGGACGAAGATGGGCAAAAGCCTGAACAACTTCATCAACTTAAAGCAGGTGTTCTCTGGCAGCCATGAACGGCTCAGCAAGGCCTACGACCCGCTCGCAGTTCGAATGCTCATTCTCAACAGCCACTACAGAAGCCCGCTGGACTTCTCCGATGCCGCCCTTTCTGCGGCAGAAAGCGGGCTCGAGAAGATATCTGCCGCTGTTAAGGCTGTGCGAAGGGCGGCAGAAAAGGCTCCCGAAGGCGAGATAAATCAGAAGGTGCAAAAGCAGCTTGATGGCTTCCGGCACCGCTTCGAGAAGGCAATGAACGACGATTTCAACACAAGCGTTGCGCTGTCTGTGGTTTACGAGATGGTAAAGCTCGCAGAGAAGGAGGCGGGCAAGGCAAACAAGGCAACGCTTCAGGCAGTCGATGAGCTCTTCTCAAAGCTCGGCGGGGATGTGCTGGGAATCGTGCGGGAGAGCTACCCCGAAGACTCAAAAGCACTCACCGAACTCGCAGACTACCTTATGCAGGATGTAATCGAGAAACGCGCAAAGGCAAGGGCTGAGAAAAACTTCGAAGAGGCAGACCGAATCAGAGATGAGATGGCAAAATTCGGCGTAACCTTCAAAGACACTCCAAACGGAACTGAATGGGTTATCCAGTAG
- a CDS encoding YggS family pyridoxal phosphate-dependent enzyme — MSKIEENLNIVEENIQASCERASRSRDEVSLVAVTKTATPEQVVEAVRLGCTDLGENRLQHFSEIRQAAESSEEISRQLPSLRWHMIGHMQRNKAKHFLPLMDLLHSLESLKLAGVLNKLLAEEGRKLEAFIQVNCSHEEQKYGVPAGEAGEFAAKLAEHENIIPAGIMTMAAFEASEKQLHETFALARETMLNARSALPEKLQKSFSRLSMGMTNDYPIAIEEGATDLRIGSAIFA; from the coding sequence ATGAGCAAGATCGAAGAAAATTTAAATATTGTTGAAGAGAATATCCAAGCCTCCTGCGAAAGGGCATCCAGGAGCAGGGATGAGGTGAGCCTTGTTGCTGTTACCAAAACCGCAACGCCTGAGCAGGTAGTGGAGGCGGTGCGGCTGGGCTGCACAGACCTCGGCGAAAACCGCCTGCAGCACTTCTCCGAAATAAGGCAGGCCGCCGAAAGCAGCGAGGAAATATCACGACAGCTTCCCAGCCTGCGGTGGCATATGATCGGCCATATGCAGAGAAACAAAGCCAAACACTTCCTCCCGCTGATGGATTTGCTCCATTCGCTCGAATCGCTGAAGCTTGCGGGAGTTTTGAATAAACTGCTCGCAGAAGAGGGAAGAAAGCTTGAGGCGTTCATTCAGGTAAACTGCTCACACGAAGAGCAGAAATACGGCGTGCCCGCAGGCGAGGCCGGAGAGTTTGCCGCCAAACTCGCTGAGCACGAGAATATCATCCCCGCCGGAATTATGACTATGGCCGCTTTCGAGGCGAGCGAAAAACAGCTCCACGAGACATTCGCCCTTGCAAGGGAAACTATGCTGAATGCCCGCTCCGCCCTGCCGGAAAAACTCCAAAAAAGCTTCTCACGCCTGAGTATGGGGATGACAAACGACTACCCAATCGCAATCGAAGAAGGCGCAACAGACCTGCGAATAGGCTCAGCAATTTTCGCCTGA